One genomic window of Muntiacus reevesi chromosome 4, mMunRee1.1, whole genome shotgun sequence includes the following:
- the LOC136166066 gene encoding cysteine-rich PDZ-binding protein has translation MVCEKCEKKLGTVITPDTWKDGARNTTESGGRKLNENKALTSKKARFDPYGKNKFSTCRICKSSVHQPGSHYCQGCAYKKGICAMCGKKVLDTKNYKQTSV, from the coding sequence ATGGTGTGcgaaaaatgtgaaaagaaacttGGTACTGTTATCACTCCAGATACATGGAAAGATGGTGCAAGGAATACCACAGAAAGTGGTGGAAGAAAGCTGAATGAAAATAAGGCTTTGACCTCAAAAAAAGCAAGATTTGATCCATATGGAAAGAATAAGTTCTCCACTTGCAGAATTTGTAAAAGTTCCGTACACCAACCGGGTTCTCATTATTGCCAGGGCTGTGCCTACAAAAAGGGCATCTGCGCTATGTGTGGAAAAAAGGTTTTGGATACCAAAAACTACAAGCAAACGTCTGTTTAG